In a single window of the Vibrio celticus genome:
- the tkt gene encoding transketolase yields MNRKHLANAIRALSMDGVQQANSGHPGAPMGMADIAEVLWRSHLNHNPANPEWADRDRFILSNGHGSMLIYSLLHLAGYELSIEDLKNFRQLHSKTPGHPEYGYAPGIETTTGPLGQGITNAVGMAMAEKALAAQFNKEGHDIVDHYTYAFMGDGCLMEGISHEACSLAGTLGLGKLVAFWDDNGISIDGEVEGWFSDDTPKRFEAYGWHVIPAVDGHDSDAINAAIEAAKADPRPTLICTKTVIGFGSPNKAGTHDCHGAPLGAEEIAATRKELGWEHGPFEIPSEVYSEWDAKEAGAAKEAAWNEKLAAYEAAYPELAAEFKRRVNGELPAEWEEKASAIIADLQANPANIASRKASQNALEAFGAMLPEFMGGSADLAPSNLTMWSGSKSLEANDFSGNYIHYGVREFGMTAIMNGIALHGGFVPYGATFLMFMEYARNAMRMAALMKTQNIQVYTHDSIGLGEDGPTHQPVEQIASLRLTPNMSTWRPCDQVESAVAWKLAIERKDGPSALIFSRQNLAQQDRDAEQVANIAKGGYILKDCEGKPELILIATGSEVELAVNAAAELTAEGKKVRVVSMPATDAFDKQDAQYRESVLPSDVTARIAVEAGIADFWYKYVGFGGKIIGMTTFGESAPAGELFKMFGFTTENVVNTAKELLA; encoded by the coding sequence ATGAATCGCAAACATCTAGCTAACGCTATTCGTGCTCTAAGCATGGACGGCGTACAACAAGCAAACTCTGGTCACCCAGGCGCACCTATGGGTATGGCTGACATCGCTGAAGTACTTTGGCGTTCTCACCTAAACCACAACCCAGCAAACCCAGAGTGGGCTGACCGCGACCGTTTTATCCTGTCGAATGGCCACGGCTCAATGTTGATTTACTCTCTGCTTCACCTAGCAGGTTACGAGCTTTCAATTGAAGACCTTAAAAACTTCCGTCAACTGCACTCTAAGACTCCAGGTCACCCAGAGTACGGCTACGCACCAGGCATCGAAACAACGACTGGTCCTCTAGGTCAAGGCATCACTAACGCTGTTGGTATGGCTATGGCAGAGAAAGCGCTAGCTGCACAGTTCAACAAAGAAGGCCACGACATCGTAGACCACTACACTTATGCATTCATGGGTGATGGCTGTCTGATGGAAGGCATTTCTCACGAAGCATGTTCTCTAGCAGGTACGCTTGGTCTTGGTAAGCTGGTTGCTTTCTGGGATGACAACGGTATCTCTATCGATGGCGAAGTTGAAGGTTGGTTCTCTGACGATACACCTAAGCGTTTCGAAGCTTACGGCTGGCACGTAATCCCAGCGGTAGATGGCCACGACTCTGACGCTATCAACGCAGCGATTGAAGCGGCTAAAGCAGACCCTCGCCCTACTCTAATCTGTACTAAAACAGTAATTGGCTTTGGTTCTCCAAACAAAGCAGGTACGCACGACTGTCACGGTGCACCACTAGGCGCTGAAGAAATTGCAGCAACACGTAAAGAATTAGGTTGGGAGCACGGTCCTTTTGAAATTCCGTCGGAAGTTTACTCAGAGTGGGATGCGAAAGAAGCAGGCGCAGCTAAGGAAGCAGCGTGGAACGAGAAACTTGCAGCTTATGAAGCAGCATACCCTGAGCTGGCAGCTGAATTCAAACGCCGCGTAAACGGTGAACTACCTGCTGAGTGGGAAGAGAAAGCATCGGCAATCATCGCTGATCTTCAAGCTAACCCAGCAAACATCGCATCACGTAAAGCATCTCAAAATGCTCTAGAAGCGTTCGGTGCTATGCTACCTGAATTCATGGGCGGCTCTGCTGACCTTGCGCCTTCTAACCTGACTATGTGGTCTGGTTCTAAGTCTCTTGAAGCAAACGACTTCTCTGGTAACTACATCCACTACGGTGTACGTGAATTCGGTATGACGGCTATCATGAACGGTATCGCTCTGCACGGTGGTTTCGTACCATACGGCGCAACGTTCCTAATGTTCATGGAATACGCTCGTAACGCTATGCGTATGGCTGCTCTGATGAAAACTCAGAACATCCAAGTTTACACGCATGACTCTATCGGCCTAGGCGAAGATGGTCCAACTCACCAACCAGTTGAGCAGATCGCTTCTCTACGTCTAACTCCAAACATGAGCACATGGCGTCCATGTGACCAAGTTGAGTCTGCTGTTGCCTGGAAACTAGCAATCGAGCGTAAAGATGGTCCTTCTGCGCTTATCTTCTCTCGTCAAAACCTTGCACAACAAGATCGTGACGCTGAGCAAGTGGCAAACATCGCTAAGGGTGGTTACATCCTGAAAGATTGTGAAGGCAAGCCAGAGCTTATCCTTATCGCAACGGGTTCTGAAGTTGAGCTAGCGGTTAACGCTGCTGCTGAGCTAACAGCTGAAGGTAAGAAAGTACGCGTAGTTTCTATGCCTGCTACTGACGCGTTCGACAAGCAAGACGCGCAGTACCGTGAGTCTGTACTTCCATCTGACGTTACAGCACGTATCGCTGTAGAAGCTGGCATCGCTGACTTCTGGTACAAGTACGTTGGTTTTGGTGGCAAGATCATCGGTATGACAACGTTCGGCGAGTCTGCACCAGCAGGTGAACTATTCAAGATGTTTGGTTTCACTACTGAAAACGTAGTAAACACAGCGAAAGAGCTTCTAGCTTAA
- a CDS encoding sugar-binding transcriptional regulator encodes MSKNIQDVSEENTDLLTEVAVAYYQDGATQEEISKKFSISRAKVGRMLKQARDEGIVEITVKYHPVFSAKIEQRLIERFGVKRALVALDQPNEEKQRLQVAGLVSNYLTSTLKNGMVVTVGQGRNVSSVAHHTGVITPRDCKFVCGIGGIHPRGGMFNADHICRQLAKKYGGSSETLYAPAYAENKAQKTAFMENSTVKQTLDLARKADVALVGIGDMSENSYMVDLGWFTAGEVVQSRLLQGVVGDFAGYDFFDVHGKAANTVMSDRVIGLGLEEFRPIAEVIAIAAENSKPLALLGALRTGVVDVIATSVSNALTVLNLDEQMKHVS; translated from the coding sequence ATGAGTAAGAATATCCAAGATGTTTCCGAAGAAAACACTGATCTCCTCACTGAAGTGGCGGTTGCTTATTATCAGGATGGCGCGACACAAGAAGAGATCTCCAAAAAGTTCTCTATATCCCGTGCAAAGGTTGGTCGAATGCTCAAGCAAGCCCGAGATGAGGGCATTGTTGAGATCACCGTGAAATACCACCCCGTCTTTAGCGCGAAGATCGAGCAACGTTTGATCGAACGGTTTGGTGTTAAGCGTGCTCTTGTGGCACTAGACCAACCAAATGAAGAGAAGCAGAGACTCCAAGTAGCCGGTTTAGTGTCTAATTATCTTACCAGTACACTGAAAAACGGGATGGTGGTGACGGTTGGCCAAGGTCGAAACGTATCGTCTGTTGCTCACCACACTGGCGTCATTACGCCACGAGACTGTAAATTCGTGTGTGGTATCGGCGGTATTCACCCAAGAGGCGGTATGTTTAATGCCGACCATATATGCAGGCAGCTAGCCAAAAAGTACGGTGGATCTTCTGAAACCTTATACGCACCTGCTTATGCCGAGAATAAAGCGCAAAAAACCGCATTCATGGAAAACAGCACCGTTAAGCAGACCCTCGATCTCGCTCGAAAAGCCGATGTCGCTTTAGTCGGTATCGGTGATATGAGTGAAAACAGCTACATGGTCGACTTAGGTTGGTTTACGGCGGGTGAGGTTGTTCAATCTCGTTTATTGCAAGGTGTCGTCGGTGACTTTGCTGGTTATGACTTTTTTGATGTGCATGGCAAAGCGGCAAACACAGTAATGAGTGACCGTGTGATCGGTTTAGGTTTGGAAGAGTTTCGCCCAATAGCGGAAGTGATTGCTATCGCCGCCGAGAACAGTAAGCCATTAGCTCTATTAGGAGCTCTAAGAACCGGCGTGGTAGACGTGATTGCAACTAGCGTAAGCAATGCTTTGACGGTGCTTAACTTGGATGAGCAGATGAAGCATGTGAGTTAA
- a CDS encoding methyl-accepting chemotaxis protein, protein MTVSSSTQSRETLLSENEQLVSTTDLKGVITYSNDAFCRIAEYSQQELLGQHHNIVRHNDMPKAAFADMWVNLKQGKAWRGIVKNKTKSGGFYWVDAYVTPIYDNGKVSGYQSVRVKPKNEWIQVADKAYQGLLKAEKSGRQWSLKISDSVRYAVLLGSLAAPLVSNLIEVGQVSQWLLSLLPVSALALLFRQELIDTPLQLKKLQSKFDSVSRLVYSGNSQFSIADFHLKLLSARIRTVLGRMTDSAKPLQDLADNLNATSFEVSEALDQQTKDILQVREATEEVEVTANEVSSRTEEAHQIVDVTLQTCAGAKESINQTHQNLESLASQAEKATQTTYQLSDQAQSVSKIMEEIGGIAEQTNLLALNAAIEAARAGEQGRGFAVVADEVRALSGRTSKATVQIKESIDTMLTTIEGWQKDILANREQTDACGDVAKVSAERLSEVENLMQSMNELMQSVESSARKQRELSSEVNLHMQSIASTAEQNLVATHSVKDHSTELKEQVNEFYQLAKRFEEK, encoded by the coding sequence ATGACTGTCAGCTCATCTACTCAATCTCGTGAAACGCTTCTCAGCGAAAACGAACAGCTTGTCTCTACCACTGATTTAAAAGGCGTGATTACGTACAGTAATGATGCTTTTTGTCGCATAGCGGAATACAGCCAACAAGAATTGCTAGGGCAACACCACAATATCGTAAGGCATAACGATATGCCGAAAGCCGCTTTTGCCGATATGTGGGTTAACCTAAAGCAAGGTAAAGCGTGGCGTGGCATCGTAAAAAACAAAACCAAATCCGGTGGGTTTTATTGGGTCGATGCTTACGTAACTCCGATTTACGACAATGGTAAGGTGAGTGGCTACCAATCTGTTCGTGTTAAGCCAAAGAATGAATGGATACAAGTTGCAGACAAGGCTTACCAAGGCCTCTTGAAGGCTGAAAAGTCGGGTCGCCAATGGTCCTTAAAGATCAGTGACAGTGTTCGTTACGCCGTGTTGTTAGGTTCTTTGGCTGCGCCTCTGGTTTCAAATCTTATCGAAGTAGGGCAAGTATCCCAATGGTTGTTGAGCCTACTTCCTGTTTCAGCATTGGCGTTACTTTTCCGACAAGAGCTGATAGATACTCCACTGCAGTTGAAAAAGCTGCAATCGAAATTCGATAGTGTCAGTCGTCTTGTTTATTCAGGTAATAGTCAGTTCTCTATTGCCGACTTTCACTTAAAACTATTGTCTGCAAGAATCCGCACCGTGTTAGGTCGTATGACAGACTCTGCCAAGCCGTTACAAGATTTGGCTGACAACTTGAATGCCACGTCATTTGAAGTATCTGAAGCTTTAGATCAACAAACAAAAGACATTCTTCAAGTACGAGAGGCGACTGAAGAGGTTGAAGTCACCGCCAATGAGGTCTCTTCTCGCACAGAAGAAGCGCACCAGATTGTCGATGTGACTTTGCAAACCTGTGCTGGCGCTAAAGAGAGTATTAATCAAACTCATCAAAACTTAGAGAGCCTAGCTTCTCAGGCCGAAAAGGCGACTCAAACGACTTACCAACTGAGCGACCAAGCTCAGAGCGTGAGCAAGATAATGGAAGAGATTGGTGGAATCGCCGAACAAACCAACTTGTTGGCCCTGAACGCTGCGATTGAAGCGGCGAGAGCAGGCGAGCAAGGACGAGGTTTTGCTGTCGTTGCCGACGAAGTGCGCGCGTTGTCGGGTCGAACCTCAAAGGCGACGGTTCAGATCAAAGAGAGCATCGATACCATGCTAACGACGATTGAAGGGTGGCAAAAAGACATTCTGGCGAACCGAGAGCAAACGGATGCGTGTGGTGATGTTGCGAAGGTGAGTGCAGAGCGCTTGTCGGAAGTCGAAAACCTAATGCAATCCATGAATGAACTCATGCAGTCTGTTGAAAGTTCTGCTCGTAAACAACGTGAGCTGTCGAGTGAAGTCAACCTGCATATGCAGTCTATCGCGTCTACGGCAGAACAAAATTTGGTTGCTACGCATTCTGTGAAAGACCACTCCACAGAGCTAAAAGAACAAGTCAATGAGTTCTACCAACTGGCAAAGCGTTTCGAAGAAAAATAG
- a CDS encoding HlyD family secretion protein, with protein MKQKQVFKRTMKILGSVFVVLFVYLIIADRRAPFTTEGRVYGQVVQIAPEVTSRVIRVFVENNEVVEKGDVLFELDSSRYQIALEQAELSLKAAKEQERSLYAQKKMAIASISRAEASYKNAQTDYLRIAELAKNQAVSASYLDNVFKQYQVASSVLEIEKHNLSTLVARLGEAGQPTTDVLLAENRVKQAQLDLMNTTVRSQSDGVVTNLRLEVGAMATANMPLITLISDGSMWVAADFREKSVAHVQESYRALVTFDAHPGQIFDYRVASRDLGVASAHQTPNGTLTQIEGNNRWVRDAQRTRINLQSDGVLPSPLFVGSRATLALYSNDNRFWGLVAKMRIRLVSWFHFIY; from the coding sequence ATGAAGCAAAAGCAAGTATTTAAGCGCACTATGAAAATTTTGGGTAGCGTATTTGTTGTCTTATTTGTGTATTTAATTATCGCGGATCGTCGAGCTCCTTTCACAACAGAAGGACGTGTTTATGGACAAGTTGTGCAGATAGCGCCAGAGGTGACAAGTCGAGTCATACGAGTATTCGTTGAGAACAATGAGGTGGTTGAAAAGGGCGACGTGCTATTCGAACTGGACTCGAGTCGATACCAAATAGCGCTGGAGCAAGCTGAGTTGTCATTGAAAGCGGCAAAAGAACAAGAACGTTCTTTATATGCTCAGAAAAAGATGGCGATAGCGAGCATATCTAGGGCCGAAGCCAGTTATAAAAATGCACAAACAGACTATCTACGAATTGCCGAGCTTGCCAAAAATCAAGCAGTGTCGGCATCATATCTAGACAATGTTTTTAAACAATACCAAGTTGCAAGCTCGGTACTTGAGATTGAAAAGCATAACCTTAGCACTTTGGTCGCTCGTTTAGGAGAAGCGGGTCAGCCAACAACTGATGTATTGCTGGCTGAAAATAGAGTTAAGCAAGCACAGCTTGATTTAATGAATACCACAGTACGTTCACAAAGCGATGGTGTCGTTACTAACCTACGTTTAGAAGTTGGAGCAATGGCGACAGCCAATATGCCGTTGATTACATTAATATCTGATGGTTCTATGTGGGTCGCGGCTGATTTTAGAGAAAAGTCTGTGGCGCATGTTCAAGAAAGCTATCGAGCGCTTGTTACGTTTGATGCTCATCCCGGACAGATATTTGACTATCGTGTCGCGAGCCGAGATTTAGGTGTTGCTTCCGCTCACCAAACCCCAAACGGTACGTTAACTCAAATTGAAGGGAATAACCGTTGGGTACGCGATGCGCAACGAACAAGAATTAATCTACAGAGTGACGGTGTGTTGCCGAGCCCACTATTTGTTGGTTCTAGAGCGACGTTAGCCTTGTACTCAAACGATAATCGCTTTTGGGGGCTTGTCGCTAAGATGCGTATCCG
- the tal gene encoding transaldolase has translation MSNKLEQLRKLTTVVADTGDIEAISKYTPEDATTNPSLILKAAQIAEYAPLIDASIEYAKAQSGDKAQQVQDTCDMLNVNIGKEILKVVPGRISTEVDARLSYDMEGSVAKARQLIKMYNDAGITNDRILIKLASTWEGIRAAEILEKEGINCNLTLLFSFAQARACAEAGVFLISPFVGRIMDWYKAKEGRDFEASEDPGVISVSDIYNYYKDHGYKTVVMGASFRNIGEILELAGCDRLTIAPQLLADLEAAEGEVVEKLIDSNGTKERPAAMTHAEFLWDHNQDAMAVEKLAEGIRNFAVDQGKLEDMIAAKL, from the coding sequence ATGAGCAATAAATTAGAGCAACTTCGTAAACTAACAACTGTTGTAGCTGACACTGGCGATATCGAAGCTATCAGCAAGTACACTCCTGAAGATGCAACAACTAACCCATCTCTAATTCTTAAAGCTGCTCAAATTGCTGAGTACGCTCCTCTAATCGATGCTTCTATCGAATACGCAAAAGCGCAAAGCGGTGATAAAGCACAGCAAGTTCAAGATACTTGCGACATGCTTAACGTGAACATCGGTAAAGAAATCCTGAAAGTTGTACCTGGCCGTATCTCTACTGAAGTAGATGCTCGTCTTTCTTACGACATGGAAGGCAGCGTTGCTAAAGCTCGTCAACTTATCAAAATGTACAACGACGCTGGCATCACTAACGACCGCATCCTTATCAAACTGGCTTCTACTTGGGAAGGCATCCGTGCTGCTGAAATCCTAGAGAAAGAAGGCATCAACTGTAACCTAACGCTTCTATTCTCTTTCGCTCAAGCTCGTGCTTGTGCTGAAGCTGGCGTATTCCTAATCTCTCCTTTCGTAGGTCGCATCATGGACTGGTACAAAGCGAAAGAAGGTCGTGATTTCGAAGCTTCAGAAGATCCAGGCGTAATCTCAGTTTCAGATATCTACAACTACTACAAAGACCACGGCTACAAGACTGTTGTTATGGGCGCAAGCTTCCGTAACATCGGCGAGATCCTTGAACTTGCTGGTTGTGACCGTCTAACTATCGCTCCGCAACTTCTAGCAGACCTAGAAGCAGCAGAAGGCGAAGTAGTAGAGAAGCTTATCGACTCTAACGGTACTAAAGAGCGTCCAGCAGCGATGACTCACGCTGAGTTCCTATGGGACCACAACCAAGATGCAATGGCTGTTGAGAAACTGGCTGAAGGCATCCGCAACTTCGCCGTTGACCAAGGCAAACTAGAAGACATGATCGCAGCTAAGCTGTAA
- a CDS encoding Lrp/AsnC family transcriptional regulator, with the protein MVIDRIDRSILVELQKNNRIPNQTLAELVGLSPPACLKRVKRLREEGVIVGDVSIINPELTGSKMTLVVSVEMERDRGDIYQIFRHSISKAEEVTQCYQISGSFDFMLIVTVKDIQAYEDFVERVLRKDLNIRKFHTSVSMRTVKFTTAVNLDES; encoded by the coding sequence ATGGTAATTGACCGTATAGATAGAAGCATTCTGGTTGAACTGCAAAAGAACAACCGAATTCCTAATCAGACATTGGCTGAGCTGGTCGGGTTGTCACCGCCTGCTTGCTTAAAGCGAGTGAAACGGCTGAGAGAAGAGGGCGTGATAGTCGGTGATGTGTCCATCATTAACCCAGAACTGACCGGAAGTAAGATGACTTTGGTTGTGTCCGTGGAAATGGAGCGTGACCGAGGGGATATTTACCAAATCTTTCGCCATTCTATTTCAAAGGCAGAAGAGGTCACGCAGTGCTATCAGATATCAGGCAGCTTTGATTTCATGCTGATTGTGACGGTCAAAGACATTCAAGCCTACGAAGACTTTGTGGAGCGAGTACTACGCAAAGATCTGAATATTCGTAAATTCCATACCTCAGTCTCAATGAGAACCGTGAAATTTACCACTGCAGTAAACTTAGATGAGTCATGA
- a CDS encoding LysR family transcriptional regulator — MKASFDDIRLFSQVVLHGGISAAAKANNMQRSKVSRRLKALESSLGTELLIRTTRNIELTGAGKHLYELVAKQVYHIEQGVEALQESQRDFNGLLRLAIPSALMSSPIFHSTIDDYSAQFPNVQIEIENYQDSVDLRRNRFDLQILPNTVKIIDDSYIQFNLLHYGSRLVATKQYLDSHPFCDSLNDLKLHRILSNRYSADFLDKSIQIHLNSDDLNLLLKLALQHRGIAFLPDIYLMRSGDESNLVHVLPEIDFPKLSLTMIYPSANSLSKKTRSFIDLFKLNLEQAMAAN, encoded by the coding sequence ATGAAAGCAAGTTTTGACGATATCAGACTATTTTCCCAAGTCGTACTTCATGGAGGGATCAGTGCTGCAGCTAAGGCAAATAATATGCAGCGCTCAAAGGTCAGCCGCCGCTTAAAAGCGTTAGAATCCTCTCTAGGTACAGAGCTCTTGATTCGTACCACACGGAATATTGAACTAACTGGGGCTGGGAAACACTTGTACGAATTGGTGGCTAAGCAGGTTTATCACATTGAGCAAGGAGTTGAAGCCTTACAAGAAAGTCAGCGTGATTTTAATGGCCTTTTACGTCTCGCTATCCCTTCAGCTTTGATGAGCTCTCCTATCTTTCACTCAACCATCGATGACTATTCGGCACAATTCCCGAATGTTCAAATCGAAATTGAAAATTACCAAGACAGTGTGGACTTGAGACGAAATAGGTTTGATCTACAGATACTCCCCAATACTGTCAAAATCATAGATGATAGTTACATACAATTTAACTTGTTACATTACGGCTCAAGGCTCGTCGCAACCAAGCAATATCTCGACTCTCATCCCTTTTGTGACAGCTTAAATGACCTTAAGCTGCACCGTATTCTATCCAATCGATACAGCGCTGACTTTCTGGATAAGTCCATTCAAATCCATTTAAATTCCGACGATCTAAACCTTTTACTCAAGTTAGCGTTACAACACCGCGGGATTGCCTTTCTACCGGATATCTATCTAATGCGATCAGGGGATGAATCCAACTTAGTACATGTTTTGCCAGAAATTGATTTCCCTAAATTGAGTTTGACCATGATCTACCCTTCCGCGAATTCGTTATCGAAAAAGACTCGCTCATTCATAGACCTATTTAAGTTAAACCTGGAACAGGCTATGGCAGCAAATTAG